One genomic region from Terriglobus aquaticus encodes:
- a CDS encoding LolA family protein has protein sequence MQVMVEQAWSWKRAARARHGFSFLGLAVGTLLLVSRPANLGAEDTPAAVLDHARSVYAALGSYADTGTVLKEYGPSSRDSQSFSTYFTRAPRHFLFDFRRPEGDRLVVWGDPEAFHVWWKATAQVTAYPNPDNARAITLNDYPTSNTVTKIPPLLYSKANLPGALQHFEPKQMTSSDDGIGHRCYRLDGVTSDSYGGTGNRVNVHDLTLWIDVSSYLVRKIVEQSPAPPGSINRITVVFEPRANPTLDDQLFRFAVPK, from the coding sequence ATGCAAGTGATGGTGGAGCAAGCATGGAGTTGGAAGCGAGCGGCTCGAGCGCGCCATGGTTTTTCGTTCCTGGGCCTGGCAGTTGGCACGCTGCTCCTCGTGTCGAGGCCCGCAAACCTCGGGGCTGAAGACACGCCCGCAGCGGTTTTGGATCATGCGCGCTCGGTGTACGCAGCCCTCGGCAGCTACGCCGATACGGGCACAGTCCTGAAGGAGTACGGTCCAAGTAGCCGCGACAGCCAAAGCTTCTCCACTTATTTCACCCGAGCGCCCCGGCATTTCCTATTCGATTTCCGCCGGCCGGAAGGCGACCGCCTGGTGGTCTGGGGAGATCCCGAGGCTTTCCATGTGTGGTGGAAGGCCACTGCTCAGGTGACTGCTTATCCCAATCCGGATAATGCCCGGGCCATCACCCTGAACGATTACCCAACGAGCAATACAGTCACCAAGATTCCACCGTTGCTTTATTCCAAGGCGAATCTGCCGGGCGCTTTACAACACTTTGAGCCGAAGCAGATGACGTCCTCGGATGACGGGATAGGCCACCGGTGCTACCGGCTGGACGGTGTCACCAGTGATTCCTATGGCGGGACTGGGAACCGGGTGAACGTACACGACCTGACGTTGTGGATCGATGTAAGCAGTTACCTGGTGCGGAAGATCGTTGAGCAGTCACCCGCGCCGCCAGGATCAATCAACCGAATCACTGTCGTGTTCGAACCCAGAGCGAATCCTACGCTCGACGACCAGCTCTTTCGGTTCGCTGTTCCCAAATAA
- a CDS encoding DUF3592 domain-containing protein: MPVNGNDTLIEPAVLLGQIAAAVFGLLLILIGVAVLYTIAQWACRGRKVDGVVVGVRRRGTQFYSVYRYALEEGGWGEANAVQGSGSLAGRGTGTRKLIRVTPERPDEAREAAAPVVWSLAFGFLLGGGWLTWSSLGTLKYSLVTWIVAALLAVVVGRMLRPRLKLFLKAGSALAIRNQGLQSTPVESAESLGLPYRRPGVQVSSRKSGRVGPVFCLAGLVVLATAAIPVRKLIELQKGTRTEGVVLWLEINPSNNHRNIRFPEVQFTAVDGAAVRFLDRAGANPSPYKVGDRVTVLYLPAKQGTAMIDRGWRNWEPVAALMVLGTTLLTLGVMTLRGNLLSAQSGSDKSLLWTETTMRSGLRR, encoded by the coding sequence GTGCCAGTAAACGGGAACGACACACTGATTGAACCAGCGGTGCTGCTCGGACAAATAGCCGCTGCTGTGTTTGGACTGCTGCTCATCCTGATTGGCGTCGCCGTCCTCTACACCATCGCCCAGTGGGCTTGCCGAGGGCGAAAAGTTGATGGTGTCGTTGTCGGCGTGCGCCGGCGGGGCACGCAGTTCTATAGCGTGTACCGGTATGCCCTGGAGGAAGGCGGTTGGGGTGAGGCCAACGCAGTCCAAGGCAGCGGCAGCCTTGCGGGCAGAGGCACCGGCACGCGCAAGCTGATCCGTGTCACCCCTGAGCGCCCGGATGAGGCCCGTGAGGCAGCGGCACCGGTGGTGTGGTCGTTGGCCTTCGGATTCCTGCTGGGCGGTGGTTGGCTTACCTGGTCCAGCCTCGGCACCCTGAAGTACTCCCTCGTCACATGGATTGTTGCGGCACTTCTCGCCGTTGTGGTGGGACGCATGTTACGGCCAAGGCTCAAGCTCTTTCTCAAAGCTGGATCGGCACTGGCGATCCGAAATCAAGGTTTGCAATCCACGCCCGTCGAGAGTGCGGAGAGTCTCGGGTTGCCGTATAGGCGTCCAGGTGTGCAGGTTTCGAGCAGAAAGTCGGGCCGAGTAGGGCCGGTGTTTTGTCTGGCGGGCCTGGTGGTACTTGCGACCGCTGCGATACCCGTCCGCAAGTTGATCGAACTGCAGAAGGGGACGCGAACAGAAGGCGTCGTCCTTTGGCTGGAGATAAACCCGAGCAACAACCATCGCAACATCAGATTCCCGGAGGTGCAGTTTACGGCCGTGGACGGCGCGGCGGTTCGCTTTCTCGACCGCGCCGGAGCAAACCCTTCGCCCTACAAGGTTGGCGACCGCGTGACCGTGCTGTATCTGCCCGCGAAGCAAGGCACCGCCATGATCGATCGCGGCTGGCGCAACTGGGAGCCTGTCGCGGCTCTGATGGTGCTCGGAACGACGCTGCTGACGCTAGGCGTGATGACGCTGCGAGGCAATCTTCTCTCGGCACAGTCAGGCTCAGACAAATCGCTTTTGTGGACAGAGACAACGATGCGATCAGGACTGAGGAGATAA